A region from the Candidatus Kryptoniota bacterium genome encodes:
- a CDS encoding Gfo/Idh/MocA family oxidoreductase — MERIIKFGIVGCGMISEFHADALAKVPGAEITAFCGRRLAAAEKRVSQFGGTAYSDLDDFLKNPEIDAVSVCTPSGLHMEAAIAAARAKKHLIIEKPLEVTTDRIDRIIAVCRENGVKLAAIFPRRFSESSQALKNAISAGRFGTIVLADVYIKWYRTQEYYVPGGWRGTYRYDGGGALMNQGIHGIDLLQWLMGGVEKVAAFSATRAHTGIEVEDVAVASLLFKSGALGVVEGSTGSWPGTTLRIEISGTDGFVVMEDEIFQSWQFRHDLPDDKRIRFRFGKRSDATDGGASSPGAINSEGHRRQFADFVSAIRRNRPPSIDGAEGRAAVAIISAIYRSAKEQRAVLVE; from the coding sequence ATGGAACGAATAATCAAATTCGGAATCGTGGGCTGTGGAATGATCAGTGAATTTCACGCCGATGCCCTTGCAAAGGTGCCTGGAGCGGAGATCACTGCCTTCTGTGGCAGGAGGCTCGCCGCAGCGGAAAAGCGGGTTTCTCAGTTTGGGGGCACAGCATATTCGGATCTCGACGACTTCCTGAAGAATCCCGAAATCGATGCAGTTTCAGTCTGCACCCCTTCCGGGCTTCACATGGAAGCGGCTATTGCTGCTGCCAGGGCTAAAAAACATCTCATCATCGAGAAACCTCTTGAGGTCACCACAGACCGAATCGATCGGATTATTGCCGTCTGTCGGGAAAATGGAGTCAAACTCGCTGCAATTTTTCCCCGCAGATTCTCGGAATCAAGCCAAGCTCTGAAGAACGCGATCAGCGCGGGTCGCTTCGGAACTATCGTCCTCGCGGACGTTTATATCAAGTGGTATCGTACCCAGGAGTACTATGTACCAGGTGGGTGGCGAGGTACGTATCGTTACGATGGCGGAGGCGCCTTGATGAATCAAGGAATCCACGGCATCGACCTTCTCCAATGGCTTATGGGTGGAGTAGAGAAAGTAGCAGCGTTTTCGGCTACGAGGGCTCATACCGGTATTGAAGTCGAAGATGTGGCCGTCGCCTCGCTTCTTTTTAAATCGGGCGCCTTAGGTGTCGTTGAAGGCAGCACAGGGTCCTGGCCGGGAACAACGTTGCGCATCGAAATCTCCGGCACTGACGGATTCGTTGTAATGGAAGACGAGATCTTTCAGTCGTGGCAATTTCGCCATGATTTGCCGGACGACAAACGTATTCGATTTCGTTTTGGAAAACGGAGCGATGCTACAGACGGTGGTGCTTCATCCCCGGGCGCGATCAACAGTGAAGGGCACCGACGCCAGTTTGCGGATTTTGTTTCCGCCATCCGGAGGAACCGTCCACCGAGTATCGACGGTGCCGAAGGCCGGGCGGCAGTCGCGATTATATCAGCAATCTATCGTTCCGCAAAAGAACAACGGGCCGTTCTTGTTGAGTAA